The following proteins are encoded in a genomic region of Pikeienuella piscinae:
- a CDS encoding amino acid ABC transporter substrate-binding protein: MRIFSAFRLVIPVALFGVLAAPPVLADALDQIEESGVIRLGVREASAPFSYRDENGEPAGLAIALCKRVADSIAARLGRESLALEFVTVDSETRFDALLDGRVDLHCGPMTASLSRRETLDFSIPYFMDGIGAALRRDGVQEIEALAGEPVGALNGTTGVAMARHWGEPGGSPIIEFESHRKGLEALGRGEIDVYFGDQGLLLHQLDVLKREDRLIPIRVIEDQFSYEPYSLAMKAGERRLRLEVDRGLSTAFLDRTVFDDIDVALGEFQLSELAAFLYVLVALPE, from the coding sequence ATGCGCATATTTTCCGCCTTTCGCCTTGTCATTCCGGTCGCCCTCTTTGGCGTCCTCGCGGCGCCGCCCGTCCTCGCCGACGCTCTGGACCAGATCGAAGAGAGCGGCGTCATCCGCCTTGGCGTGCGCGAAGCTTCCGCGCCGTTTTCCTATCGAGACGAGAATGGCGAGCCGGCCGGCCTCGCCATCGCGCTTTGCAAGCGCGTCGCAGATTCCATCGCGGCGCGCCTCGGGCGGGAATCGCTGGCGCTGGAATTCGTGACCGTCGACTCCGAAACGCGGTTCGACGCGCTGCTCGACGGGCGGGTCGATCTTCATTGCGGGCCGATGACCGCCTCGCTCTCTCGGCGCGAGACGCTGGATTTCTCGATCCCATATTTCATGGACGGCATCGGCGCCGCGCTTCGCCGCGATGGCGTTCAGGAGATCGAAGCGCTCGCCGGCGAGCCGGTTGGCGCGCTGAACGGCACGACCGGCGTCGCCATGGCCCGCCACTGGGGAGAGCCGGGCGGCTCGCCCATCATCGAGTTCGAATCGCATCGGAAGGGGCTGGAGGCGCTGGGCCGCGGCGAGATCGACGTCTATTTCGGCGATCAGGGGCTTCTCCTGCACCAGCTCGACGTTCTCAAGCGGGAGGATCGACTGATTCCGATCCGAGTGATCGAGGATCAGTTCTCCTATGAACCTTATTCGCTGGCGATGAAGGCGGGCGAGCGGCGGTTGCGGCTGGAGGTCGATCGCGGGCTCTCCACCGCATTCCTCGACCGGACGGTCTTTGACGATATCGATGTCGCGCTCGGCGAGTTCCAGCTTTCGGAACTCGCCGCGTTTCTCTACGTGCTTGTCGCCCTGCCGGAATAG
- a CDS encoding AMP nucleosidase, which yields MTHESINDPDAAVAALRRLYEAETSRLRDSFAAFARGERLDAPVTGFYPRLAVKVETALPHPPAQSFGFCDAAGRFETTITRPDLFESYLLVQLRELAANHACGFEVGLSDMKLPIHFAYPDGLNLEGAISVDQLADFSRLFDAPDLATMDDQHVNGEIDYIGATTRPLSLFSAPRVDYSLHRLSHYTGTGAEHFQNFVLFTNYQFYVDGFRRMAEERVADPDSGYDAFVEPRPAHHPPQMPAFHLKRPDHDGITLINIGVGPSNAKTMTDHVAVLRPSAWVMLGHCAGLRRTQRLGDYVLAHGYVRDDHVLDADLPVWVPIPALAEVQQSLEGAVSEVAGVAADELKQVMRTGTVASIDNRNWELRDQSEPIRRFSQSRAIGLDMESATIAANGFRFRVPYGTLLVVSDRPMHGELKLPGMASEFYRRQVDRHLAIGVRAMELLRAMPTVRLHSRKLRSFNEVPFQ from the coding sequence ATGACGCACGAATCGATCAACGACCCCGATGCCGCCGTCGCCGCGCTCCGCCGTCTTTACGAGGCGGAGACGAGCCGGCTTCGTGATAGCTTCGCCGCTTTCGCGCGTGGCGAGCGGCTCGATGCGCCCGTCACCGGCTTCTATCCGCGTCTCGCGGTCAAGGTGGAGACGGCTCTGCCGCATCCGCCGGCGCAGTCCTTCGGTTTCTGCGACGCCGCCGGGCGCTTCGAGACGACGATCACCCGGCCCGATCTCTTCGAATCATATCTGCTTGTTCAACTGCGCGAACTCGCCGCCAATCACGCATGCGGATTCGAGGTCGGGCTTTCCGATATGAAGCTGCCGATCCATTTCGCCTATCCCGACGGGCTGAACCTCGAAGGCGCGATCAGCGTCGACCAGCTCGCCGATTTCAGTCGGCTGTTCGATGCGCCTGACCTGGCGACGATGGATGACCAGCACGTAAACGGCGAGATCGATTATATCGGCGCGACCACGAGGCCGCTTTCGCTCTTCAGCGCGCCGCGGGTCGACTATTCCCTGCACCGGCTCAGCCATTACACCGGCACCGGGGCGGAGCATTTCCAGAACTTCGTGCTCTTCACCAATTACCAGTTCTATGTCGACGGTTTCCGGCGGATGGCCGAGGAGAGGGTCGCCGACCCCGACAGCGGCTATGACGCGTTCGTGGAGCCGCGCCCGGCTCATCACCCGCCGCAAATGCCGGCCTTTCACCTGAAACGGCCGGACCATGACGGCATCACGTTGATCAATATCGGCGTCGGCCCGTCCAACGCAAAGACGATGACCGACCATGTCGCCGTGCTGCGTCCGTCGGCCTGGGTCATGCTCGGTCATTGCGCCGGTCTCCGGCGCACGCAGCGGCTTGGCGATTATGTGCTGGCGCACGGGTATGTGCGCGACGATCATGTCCTGGACGCCGACCTGCCGGTCTGGGTGCCGATCCCGGCGCTCGCCGAAGTGCAGCAATCGCTGGAGGGCGCGGTGAGCGAAGTCGCGGGCGTCGCGGCGGACGAGTTGAAACAGGTGATGCGCACGGGCACCGTCGCCTCGATCGACAACCGGAACTGGGAGCTGCGCGACCAGTCGGAGCCGATCCGCCGCTTTAGCCAGTCGCGCGCCATCGGCCTCGACATGGAGAGTGCGACGATCGCCGCCAACGGCTTTCGCTTTCGCGTGCCCTACGGCACGCTCCTCGTCGTCTCCGACCGGCCGATGCATGGCGAGCTGAAGCTGCCGGGCATGGCCTCGGAGTTCTATCGCCGGCAGGTGGACCGGCATCTGGCCATCGGGGTGCGGGCAATGGAGCTGCTGCGGGCGATGCCGACCGTCCGGCTCCACAGCCGCAAGCTGAGAAGCTTCAACGAAGTTCCTTTCCAGTAG
- a CDS encoding ABC transporter substrate-binding protein codes for MKLPILSILALICGAAQASAIEPQETPYFAEKVAKGELPPVAERLPSEPLVVEFESRGRTIGTQGGQVRTLIGRAKDVRYAVVYGYARLVGYDENFTLKSDLLESVQVKEGRIFTLNIREGHKWSNGDPFTAEDFRYWWEDVANNELLSPSGPPELMVVNGAMPEFEVVDETTVQYAWPTPNPRFLPALAGARPPFIYRPSTFMKQFHGDYADPEKLKKLVYDNAVRAWPTLHNKLDNLYNYDNPDLPTLQPWVNTTPKNNSRYVLVRNPYYHRVDPEGRQLPYVDTIEMTVAAGGLIPAKVNRGEADLQARGLSFSDAPVLKKGEKEGGYVTYLWTNGAASDIALYPNQTVNDPVWRELNRDVRFRRALSLAINRQTINKSLYFGMATPAAVAALSSSPLYNADYAEAYASLDRQAANNLLDEAGLERRDSEGWRLLPDGRRAEIIVETAGERLVETDALELIQEMWKEVGLKMIFRPLDRDILRNKAYAGESMMPVWFGWDNGVPTPDASPRALAPVDQTNFSWPAWGQHFQTHGGAGEPPATPAAKRLLQLFNRWASATTDSEKAAIWEEMLEIHADQVMAIGLVSGAPQPIVVSKRLRNFPETGVYAWDPAAHLGAYRIDELYYAE; via the coding sequence ATGAAACTGCCGATCCTGTCCATCCTCGCGCTCATTTGCGGCGCGGCGCAAGCCAGCGCGATTGAGCCGCAGGAAACCCCGTATTTCGCCGAAAAGGTCGCCAAGGGAGAGCTGCCGCCCGTCGCCGAACGCCTGCCGTCGGAGCCGCTGGTCGTCGAATTCGAGAGCCGCGGGCGGACCATCGGAACCCAGGGCGGGCAGGTCCGCACCCTGATCGGCCGGGCCAAGGATGTGCGCTATGCGGTGGTCTATGGCTACGCCCGTCTCGTGGGCTATGATGAGAACTTCACACTGAAATCCGATCTTCTCGAAAGCGTCCAGGTGAAGGAAGGGCGGATCTTCACGCTGAACATCCGCGAAGGTCACAAATGGTCGAATGGCGATCCGTTCACCGCGGAGGATTTTCGTTACTGGTGGGAGGACGTGGCGAATAACGAACTCCTGTCGCCTTCGGGTCCGCCCGAGCTGATGGTTGTGAATGGCGCGATGCCGGAGTTTGAAGTCGTCGACGAGACCACCGTGCAATATGCGTGGCCGACGCCGAACCCGCGCTTCCTGCCGGCGCTCGCCGGCGCCCGGCCGCCATTCATCTACCGGCCGTCAACATTCATGAAGCAGTTCCACGGCGATTACGCCGACCCCGAGAAGCTGAAGAAGCTCGTCTACGACAACGCCGTGCGGGCCTGGCCAACGTTGCACAACAAGCTCGACAATCTCTACAACTACGACAATCCGGATCTGCCGACGCTGCAGCCCTGGGTCAACACGACGCCGAAGAACAATTCCCGCTATGTGCTGGTGCGGAATCCCTATTACCACCGCGTCGATCCGGAAGGGCGTCAGCTGCCCTATGTCGATACGATCGAAATGACGGTGGCCGCCGGTGGGCTGATTCCGGCGAAGGTGAACCGGGGCGAGGCCGACCTTCAGGCGCGCGGGCTTTCGTTTTCCGACGCACCGGTGCTGAAGAAAGGCGAGAAAGAGGGCGGCTACGTCACGTATCTCTGGACCAACGGCGCCGCATCGGACATCGCGCTCTATCCGAACCAGACGGTGAACGATCCGGTCTGGCGCGAACTCAATCGCGATGTGCGTTTCCGCCGGGCGCTCAGCCTCGCGATCAATCGCCAGACGATCAACAAGTCGCTCTATTTCGGCATGGCGACGCCCGCCGCGGTCGCGGCGCTGTCATCGAGCCCGCTCTACAACGCCGACTACGCGGAAGCCTACGCCTCGCTCGACCGGCAGGCTGCGAACAATCTGCTCGACGAAGCCGGACTCGAGCGGCGCGATTCGGAGGGCTGGCGGCTCCTCCCGGACGGGCGACGCGCCGAGATCATCGTCGAGACCGCGGGCGAGCGGCTCGTGGAAACCGACGCGCTCGAGCTGATACAGGAAATGTGGAAGGAGGTCGGACTCAAGATGATCTTCCGTCCGCTCGATCGCGATATCCTGCGCAACAAGGCCTATGCCGGGGAAAGCATGATGCCGGTCTGGTTCGGCTGGGACAATGGCGTGCCAACGCCGGACGCCAGCCCGCGCGCGCTGGCGCCGGTCGATCAGACGAATTTCTCCTGGCCCGCCTGGGGGCAGCATTTCCAGACGCACGGCGGCGCAGGAGAGCCGCCAGCTACGCCGGCCGCCAAGCGGCTTTTGCAGCTCTTCAACCGCTGGGCCTCCGCCACCACGGATAGTGAGAAAGCGGCGATCTGGGAGGAAATGCTGGAGATTCACGCCGACCAGGTGATGGCGATCGGGCTCGTATCCGGCGCGCCGCAACCCATTGTCGTTTCGAAACGGCTTCGGAATTTCCCCGAAACCGGCGTCTACGCCTGGGATCCGGCGGCGCATCTCGGCGCTTATCGCATCGACGAACTCTATTACGCCGAATGA
- a CDS encoding amidase, translating into MTHDYTGPDLCALTATEAVEKLEKGEISPLEMIDAALARIEAVEPAINAMPTICAERAREKAKALKRGDEAVWLAGLPVAIKDLTPVEGVRTTWGTKALADFVPEESDPMVETLEARGAVVLGKSNTPEMGAGANTFNEVFGRTRNPWNTRLNPAGSSGGAAAALATGEVWLANGSDVGGSLRTPAAYCGVVGMRPTPGRASGGGRDYAFSGMGVQGPMARTVEDCALFLDAMAGTNPFQPLTFDAPAVSFRETFRRAGPPKRVAFSADWGGFAPVTREVRDLMAAAMRRLEGLGTVVEERDPPTEDLVETNLTLRGLMMAAGPANLPEEVRKHFKRTLSENIEHGLSLTAADIVKAERRRSAMFLEMEVLTRGFDALACPVVGLAPLDSEVEYPLEVDGVPTPHYMDWLKFAFLATTLGLPAISVPIGFTSTGAPMGIQLIGRNRDEAGILAVAKAIESVTEGFGRPIDPRG; encoded by the coding sequence ATGACGCATGACTATACCGGGCCTGATCTTTGCGCCCTGACGGCGACCGAAGCGGTCGAAAAGCTGGAGAAAGGCGAAATCTCGCCGCTGGAGATGATCGACGCGGCGCTGGCGCGCATCGAGGCGGTCGAGCCGGCGATCAACGCCATGCCGACAATCTGCGCGGAGCGGGCGCGGGAGAAGGCGAAGGCGCTGAAGCGGGGCGATGAGGCTGTCTGGCTCGCCGGATTGCCGGTCGCCATCAAGGATCTGACTCCGGTCGAAGGGGTCCGGACGACCTGGGGCACGAAAGCGCTGGCGGATTTCGTCCCGGAAGAAAGCGATCCGATGGTCGAAACGCTGGAGGCGCGCGGCGCCGTGGTTCTTGGCAAGTCGAACACGCCGGAAATGGGTGCGGGCGCCAACACCTTCAACGAGGTTTTCGGGCGGACGCGCAATCCCTGGAACACCCGCCTCAACCCGGCCGGCTCATCCGGGGGCGCGGCGGCGGCGCTGGCGACGGGCGAGGTCTGGCTGGCGAACGGCTCTGATGTCGGGGGCAGCCTCAGAACTCCCGCGGCCTATTGCGGCGTCGTCGGCATGCGCCCGACGCCGGGACGGGCGAGCGGAGGCGGCCGGGATTACGCCTTTTCCGGCATGGGCGTGCAGGGGCCGATGGCCCGAACGGTCGAAGATTGCGCGCTTTTCCTGGATGCGATGGCGGGAACCAACCCTTTTCAACCGCTGACCTTCGACGCTCCGGCGGTGAGCTTTCGGGAAACGTTCCGCCGCGCCGGGCCGCCGAAGCGCGTCGCCTTCTCCGCCGACTGGGGCGGCTTCGCGCCGGTGACGCGCGAGGTGCGCGACCTGATGGCGGCGGCGATGCGCCGGCTCGAAGGGCTCGGGACGGTCGTCGAGGAACGGGACCCGCCGACCGAAGACCTCGTCGAGACAAACCTCACGCTACGCGGCCTGATGATGGCGGCGGGCCCGGCGAACCTGCCTGAGGAGGTGCGCAAGCATTTCAAACGGACCCTCAGCGAGAATATCGAGCATGGGCTTTCGCTGACCGCCGCCGATATCGTCAAGGCGGAGCGGCGGCGTTCGGCGATGTTCCTGGAGATGGAGGTGCTGACGCGCGGTTTCGACGCGCTCGCCTGCCCGGTCGTCGGGCTGGCGCCGCTCGACTCCGAGGTCGAATATCCGCTGGAGGTCGATGGCGTGCCGACGCCGCACTACATGGACTGGCTGAAATTCGCCTTTCTCGCGACGACGCTCGGCCTGCCGGCGATCTCGGTCCCGATCGGCTTCACCTCGACCGGCGCGCCGATGGGAATTCAGCTCATCGGCAGGAACCGGGACGAGGCCGGGATCCTCGCGGTCGCCAAGGCGATCGAGAGCGTCACCGAAGGTTTCGGGCGGCCGATCGACCCACGGGGATGA
- a CDS encoding ABC transporter permease encodes MLRYVLRRCLTMMGTLIVISALIFLIINLPEGNFLTNRIRELMATGEEGSIAKARFLMAQYSLDQPILRQYVIWLGLWPGPDGFSGLLQGDFGYSFEFDRQVWDIVAEAMWFTIGLNLVVVLFVYLTALPLGALAAVRANTWVDYLAALVGYIGLATPNFLLALVLMYYGNKAVGLPIGGGMAKEFLDQPMSFAKFGSIMIHLIAPVVVIGTAGMAGMMRRLRANLMDELGKPYVVTAAAKGVPPTRAVIKYPLRMALNPFIADIGNLLPQLISGSVLVSVVMSLPTIGPILLSALRSQDIFLSGFILLFVSALTLVGMLISDLLLAVVDPRIRLSGKAGGAR; translated from the coding sequence ATGCTGAGATACGTACTCCGCCGCTGTCTGACCATGATGGGCACACTCATTGTGATCTCGGCGCTGATCTTCCTGATCATCAACCTGCCCGAAGGAAACTTCCTCACCAACCGGATTCGCGAGTTGATGGCGACCGGCGAGGAGGGTTCGATCGCCAAGGCGCGGTTCCTGATGGCGCAGTATTCGCTCGATCAGCCGATCCTCCGGCAGTATGTGATATGGCTCGGCCTGTGGCCCGGCCCCGACGGCTTCTCCGGGCTGCTCCAAGGCGATTTCGGGTATTCCTTCGAATTCGACCGCCAGGTCTGGGACATCGTCGCCGAGGCGATGTGGTTCACCATCGGGCTCAATCTCGTCGTCGTGCTCTTTGTGTATCTGACGGCGCTGCCGCTCGGCGCGCTCGCGGCGGTCAGAGCGAACACCTGGGTAGATTACCTGGCGGCGCTGGTCGGCTATATCGGGCTGGCGACGCCGAATTTCCTGCTGGCGCTCGTGCTCATGTATTATGGAAACAAGGCGGTCGGTCTGCCGATCGGGGGCGGAATGGCGAAAGAGTTCCTCGATCAGCCGATGAGCTTCGCGAAATTCGGCTCGATCATGATCCACCTGATCGCTCCGGTGGTCGTGATCGGCACCGCCGGAATGGCAGGCATGATGCGGCGACTCCGGGCCAATCTGATGGATGAGCTTGGCAAGCCTTATGTCGTCACCGCGGCGGCGAAGGGCGTGCCGCCGACGCGGGCGGTGATCAAGTATCCGCTGCGCATGGCGCTCAACCCGTTCATCGCCGATATCGGCAATCTCCTGCCGCAGCTTATCTCGGGCTCGGTCCTCGTCTCGGTGGTGATGAGCCTGCCGACGATCGGCCCGATCCTCCTTTCGGCGCTCCGCTCGCAGGACATCTTTCTATCCGGTTTCATCCTGCTCTTCGTCTCGGCGCTGACCCTTGTCGGCATGCTGATCTCCGATCTTCTGCTTGCCGTTGTCGATCCGCGCATCCGGCTGTCGGGCAAGGCGGGGGGCGCGCGATGA
- a CDS encoding DUF1194 domain-containing protein, whose translation MRALVIPFLLCAGQVAAADIEVDVELVLAVDVSRSMTARELEIQRRGYAEALASQEVIRAIEDGLHGRIALTYMEWAGEHSQRFVVDWTLIENRVDAETFAARISAHFDGALRRTSISGAIDRATASFENNGFAGLRRVIDISGDGPNNQGRPAPDARDAALARGVAINGLPLMTREGMGSQWNLETLDEYYRRCVTGGPTSFVIPVLEWRNFPAAVRRKLVLELVDRRGATVPAQFTDNRAAPYDCLVGERIWERLRDGWNSP comes from the coding sequence ATGCGTGCGCTCGTCATCCCTTTCCTTCTATGCGCGGGACAGGTCGCCGCCGCGGATATCGAGGTGGATGTCGAACTGGTGCTCGCGGTCGACGTGTCGCGCTCGATGACTGCGCGCGAGTTGGAGATCCAGCGTCGCGGATACGCCGAAGCGCTGGCCAGCCAAGAGGTGATCCGCGCGATCGAAGATGGACTCCATGGCCGCATCGCGCTGACCTATATGGAATGGGCCGGCGAACACAGCCAGCGGTTCGTCGTCGACTGGACGCTGATCGAGAACCGCGTGGACGCCGAAACTTTCGCCGCCCGGATCAGCGCGCATTTCGACGGCGCGCTCCGGCGCACCTCGATCTCGGGCGCCATCGACCGCGCGACCGCGAGTTTCGAGAACAACGGGTTCGCCGGACTCCGCCGGGTGATCGATATCTCCGGCGACGGCCCGAACAATCAGGGTCGTCCGGCGCCCGATGCGCGCGACGCGGCGCTGGCGCGGGGCGTCGCCATCAACGGTTTGCCCCTGATGACGCGCGAGGGTATGGGCAGCCAGTGGAACCTCGAAACGCTCGACGAGTATTACCGCCGCTGCGTGACCGGTGGGCCGACCTCCTTCGTCATCCCGGTGCTGGAATGGCGGAATTTTCCCGCTGCGGTGCGCCGGAAACTGGTGCTGGAGCTGGTCGACAGGCGCGGCGCCACGGTTCCCGCCCAGTTCACGGACAACCGCGCGGCTCCCTATGACTGCCTTGTCGGCGAGCGGATATGGGAGCGCCTCAGGGATGGCTGGAATAGTCCATGA
- a CDS encoding DMT family transporter — MAVVDKTLPAPFARVENIAAGVAWMLLSGLLFVAMTGIVRYLGSSLPAAETAFIRYALGFLLVSPALIGVFRRPPSRRVWGLYAGRGLVHGVGVILWFYAMARIPIAEVTALSYVQPILVTILAAFILGERLRARRIVAVLAGLMGVLIILRPGFQEIGLGQLAQIAAGPLFAASFIFAKMLTNETRPTEIVAMLSLVSTLTLLPFALADWRPPSLHDVLWLALVALVATAGHYALTRAYQCAPITVTQPVIFLQIVWATILGAAFFDEGVDAYVVVGAGIIVCSAWYIAIREMKSKGKATIPTAGPSPTASGGAS; from the coding sequence ATGGCGGTCGTTGACAAGACGCTCCCCGCGCCGTTCGCTCGGGTCGAGAACATCGCCGCGGGCGTCGCCTGGATGCTTCTTTCGGGGCTTCTCTTCGTCGCCATGACCGGCATCGTCCGCTATCTGGGCTCAAGCCTTCCGGCTGCGGAGACCGCATTCATCCGTTACGCGCTTGGGTTCCTTCTCGTCTCGCCGGCCCTGATCGGCGTTTTCCGCCGGCCGCCCTCACGGCGGGTCTGGGGGCTATATGCGGGGCGCGGGCTGGTTCATGGGGTCGGCGTCATCCTGTGGTTCTACGCGATGGCGCGGATCCCGATCGCCGAGGTGACGGCGCTGAGCTATGTGCAGCCGATCCTCGTCACCATCCTCGCCGCATTCATTCTCGGCGAGCGCCTTCGCGCCCGCCGCATCGTCGCCGTTCTGGCCGGGCTCATGGGCGTCCTCATTATTCTTCGTCCGGGGTTTCAGGAGATCGGTCTGGGGCAACTCGCGCAGATCGCCGCCGGACCGCTCTTCGCAGCATCGTTCATATTCGCGAAAATGCTGACGAACGAGACACGACCGACGGAGATCGTCGCGATGCTTTCGCTCGTCAGCACGTTGACGCTGCTGCCCTTCGCCCTCGCGGACTGGCGCCCGCCCAGTCTGCATGACGTGCTCTGGTTGGCGCTGGTCGCGCTGGTCGCGACAGCCGGGCATTACGCGCTGACCCGCGCCTATCAATGTGCGCCGATCACCGTGACGCAGCCGGTCATCTTCCTGCAGATCGTCTGGGCGACGATCCTCGGCGCCGCCTTCTTCGACGAGGGGGTGGACGCCTATGTCGTCGTCGGCGCGGGAATCATCGTCTGTTCGGCGTGGTATATCGCCATTCGAGAAATGAAGTCGAAGGGCAAGGCGACGATCCCCACGGCCGGACCGTCGCCGACCGCCTCCGGCGGGGCGTCCTGA
- a CDS encoding ABC transporter permease translates to MSTTDPDRHFVADDDYDEAADIQVLDRADLDAPTWLLICRRFMRHKLGVISAVYLLVIYLALPFIDFLAPYHYAERHEDHIYAPPQPVRLWAPEIDYFGLHTYTTVETFDRKTFQMTSKTNWDEPLPIPLFANCGTSYRLLGLIETNFRLICPPEEGTLFIFGTDRLGRDVHSRIMHGAQLSLTVGLIGVAVSFAIGLTLGGMAGYFGGIVDSLTMRAIEIIRSLPELPIWLALSAAIPANWGPVSVFFVISIILGLLDWPGLARAVRSKFLALREEDYVKAAELMGARPKRIIAVHMMPNFMSHLVASATLSIPAMILGETALSFLGLGLRPPAVSWGLMLNDALDLTVVEIYPWLLMPLVPVIMVVLAFSFLGDGLRDALDPYS, encoded by the coding sequence ATGAGCACCACCGATCCCGACCGGCACTTTGTCGCTGACGACGATTACGACGAGGCGGCGGACATCCAGGTGCTCGATCGCGCCGATCTCGACGCGCCGACATGGCTGCTGATCTGCCGCCGCTTCATGCGCCACAAGCTGGGGGTGATCTCGGCCGTCTATCTGCTGGTGATCTATCTCGCGCTGCCCTTCATCGATTTCCTGGCTCCGTATCATTACGCGGAACGGCACGAAGACCACATCTACGCGCCGCCGCAGCCGGTCCGGCTCTGGGCGCCGGAGATCGATTATTTCGGCCTGCACACTTACACGACAGTCGAGACCTTCGACCGCAAGACGTTCCAGATGACCTCGAAGACGAACTGGGACGAACCGCTGCCGATCCCGCTCTTCGCGAACTGTGGAACCTCCTACAGGCTGCTCGGTCTGATCGAAACGAATTTCCGGCTGATCTGTCCGCCAGAGGAGGGAACGCTCTTCATATTCGGCACCGACCGTCTGGGCCGGGACGTTCACAGCCGGATTATGCACGGTGCGCAGCTCTCGCTGACGGTCGGACTGATCGGCGTCGCGGTTTCCTTCGCCATCGGCCTCACGCTCGGCGGCATGGCCGGCTATTTCGGCGGTATCGTCGACAGCCTGACGATGCGGGCGATCGAGATCATCCGAAGTCTGCCGGAACTGCCGATCTGGCTCGCGCTCTCCGCCGCGATCCCGGCGAACTGGGGGCCGGTATCCGTCTTCTTCGTCATCTCGATCATTCTCGGGCTTCTCGACTGGCCCGGACTCGCGCGCGCGGTCCGCTCAAAGTTTCTCGCATTGCGGGAGGAGGATTACGTGAAGGCGGCGGAGTTGATGGGCGCGCGGCCGAAGCGGATCATTGCGGTTCACATGATGCCGAATTTCATGTCGCATCTGGTGGCGTCGGCGACGCTCTCCATTCCGGCTATGATTCTCGGCGAAACGGCTCTTTCCTTTCTCGGCCTCGGTCTGCGCCCGCCGGCGGTGAGTTGGGGCTTGATGCTTAACGACGCGCTCGACCTCACGGTGGTGGAGATCTATCCATGGCTGCTGATGCCGCTCGTTCCGGTCATCATGGTTGTTCTCGCGTTCAGTTTTCTCGGCGACGGGCTGCGGGACGCGCTCGACCCCTATAGCTGA